AGCCTTGCGGCACTCCCACTTCTACTGGATCTCTACCTATGAAACGAGTCCCTCTTTCATTCACTAAAGAAGACGCAGCTGATATGGGCTGGGGAGGGATTGGGGTCGCTTTTCTTTAGGACTTTAGTCCGTAACAAGGCTCGAAGACCTCCGGCTGGATTTGAAATGGATCAGGTAGGGCTTATGAatctaaaattttgattttttatccTTACGGTATTTTGATTTGCTTATGTGTAATCTCGTTGATTTTTCAATATAGTTATTTTGCAAAAGACTATCTATAAGTTGAGGGATTTTATAGTGAAAGTAAataatttaatgatttttatatgaaaaaatcattatcatgtccttttaagaattatttttgaaaagttttCCTTTTGACCAAAgatatttttcctctttttgttCCACCTGGATATGCCTTTCCACAGCAGCACCAAGTTGCTAACTAGCAAACGACGTCGTAATCAACGCTTCTAAGAGGTTGTTTGGATTTAGGGATAAAGAAGAATCCTGCAAAAACATTTGTTATTAATACTAACTCTGCATTATTAATATAATTTCTGCATAATTAAGGGTCGTTTTCGTTTGCCAACAAACTACTAATGATATTAAGCTGTGTGAAttataatacaaaaaataattaacaattaaattatatactCGTTATAATTGTTTTCTTAAACTCCACTTACAGAATTACACTCGAATACATTATACGATTATAAATATTAACCTTCAAATATAGTGCACATTATAGAATGAGAATAAAGTGTTAATATGTATGGATAAGACATTAGAATATACAATATTTACTAAATACTTCATGTATTATTGTTTTATTGTATGATACAATAATCTCTTTTGATCACAGTGGATTATTATAGTATGATGACAATCTAATAATCCATGCATTATTATTGACTCTATAAtaattttgttgagttacaGATTAAGGTACAGATTCGACTAAGTCAACAATCCTAattcaaatattgtatttattttaagtaattatttaatatttataaattattaatttaaaatttaataacttGAAGTATACCATATGtaattcataaatttcaaattcttaGTTGGTCTCTAAACTTACAATTATTTGCTTACATAAAAATCCATGCATTATATGAGTAGTTTCTATTTAGTCTATTTGGCCCAAGTTCTAGGAAGTGCAAaatgtttattttaaaaaatttaaggcGTTTGGTTCAAaagctaaaatatattatttttttttggaaaaattatttaatcatataaatatttctatcatatttattaattcTCCCTAtagtttgaaaaaattacatattgtccattaattaattatttcaaatagatttcaagtcagatacatctaaatacatgtatttttgctaCCAGATACATTTTAAATATAGATACATAGAAAGAGAAGCAAACAAGACAGGGAGAGAGGCGAGTGAGAGAGGAGAGAGGGGAGCAAGATAGGAGGGAGGCAAGACAGAGGATCGGCATATtccagatacatgtgaatcacactagatacatgtatttagaATACCAAATACATTCTGAAACACAGATTCATAAGGAGAGGGGTGAGCGAGAGAGCGAAAGATTCAGtgtatctcagatacatgcgaatccaTTTGAATATCGTGTATTGAAATAAATTACATCTATTTTTGACCACATGTATatgagatacatgtatctgaggACTTAAATCTGGCACGAATGGTGCTTTCGAAACCTCACGGAAAAGCATGTAATTAGACTCTAAACTAGTGaaatatttcctaatttttttcCAAAGCACTTTTATAACATTGACCAAATATAAAATACTACTCTaatattgataaaaatattttttaaaaataagcgGATTTgtaaatttgaccaaacaatcTCTTAGAATTAATAACACTTTGTTTTCCAAAAATTACTTGAACCAAATGCTCACTTTTTGGAAACGGAGACGGGAAAGCAAGTAGGAAACATCAAGGAGTTGGCCAACCTCTCGTTGGCTGTTTTGGCCACTACCCTTTCACTCCCTCGACGAGTCCGTCACTCTTATTATTACCTAAAAATCCCACCAAATATTTCACTATATATTCATcttcttcactctattttcaAGAATCTCTcccttttctcttttctctttctaTCATTTTTTCTTCATTCACCATGGAAGGCGCTGCAACAGCTCAAGCTTTATCTCGTATTGGGTTAGCTGGTCTTGCTGTTATGGGTCAGAATTTAGCCTTAAACATAGCTGAAAAAGGGTTCCCTATTTCTGTTTACAATAGAACCACTTCAAAAGTAGATGAAACCCTAGATCGTGCTCAGAATGAAGGAAAACTTCCGTTGATTGGACAGTACAATCCTCGTGATTTTGTGTTATCAATTCAACGACCCAGATCTGTTATCATTCTTGTTAAAGCTGGTTCACCTGTTGATCAGACGATTGCTGCGCTTTCTGAGTATATGGAGCCTGGGGATACGATTATTGATGGAGGTAATGAGTGGTATGAGAATACTGAACGGAGGATTAATGACGCGTCGTCTAAGGGCCTTTTGTATTTGGGTATGGGTGTTTCTGGTGGTGAAGAAGGTGCGAGGAATGGGCCTTCGCTTATGCCTGGTGGGTCTTATGGGGCTTATACGAATATCAGAGATATTCTTGAGAAGGTTGCAGCTCAAGTTGAGGATGGGCCTTGTGTTACTTACATTGGTGAAGGAGGATCGGGGAATTTTGTGAAAATGGTGCATAATGGAATTGAATATGGTGATATGCAGTTGATTTCGGAAGCGTATGATGTGTTGAAGAATGCAGGTGGGTTGAGTAATTCTGAATTGGCTGATATTTTTGCTGAATGGAACCGTGGGGAATTGGAGAGCTTTTTGGTTGAAATTACAGCGGATATATTCAATGTGAAGGATGAATTAACCGGGAACGGGGAGTTAGTGGATAAGATTTTGGATAAGACGGGAATGAAGGGAACGGGAAAATGGACTGTGCAGCAGGCTGCGGAGCTGTCTATTGCAGCTCCGACGATTGCTGCTTCATTAGACAGTAGGTACATGAGTGGATTGAAGGATGAGAGGGAAGAAGCCTCAGAGATTTTTAGGAAGGAAGGATTAAAGGAGGACATAAGTTCTGATATTAATGGTAGCAGTGTTGATAAGAAGAGATTGATTGATGATGTGAGACAGGCATTGTATGCGTCGAAAATCTGTAGTTATGCTCAGGGGATGAATTTGCTAAGGGCAAAGAGCACTGAGAAGGGTTGGAATTTGAATTTGGGAGAGATGGCAAGGATTTGGAAAGGCGGGTGTATTATCAGGGCAGTGTTTTTGGATCGGATTAAGAAGGCGTATCAGCGTAATCCTAATCTGGCTAACTTGATGGTTGATCCTGAGTTTGCAAGGGAGATGGTGCAGAGGCAAGCAGCTTGGAGGAGAGTGGTGGGACTTGCTGTCCAGAAGGGAATTAGTGTTCCTGGAATGTCTGCTAGTCTTCAGTATTTCGACACCTACAGGCGTTCTAGGCTTCCCGCAAACCTTGTGCAGGCTCAGAGGGACTATTTTGGGGCACATACTTATGAGAGGGTTGACATGCCAGGAACATACCATACCGAGTGGGCGAAACTCGCTAGGAAAGCCCGAGTGTAATGCTGCTGCAGCTATTGCGGATTATGATCAAAATCTCTGGTATTAGTTGCATTTTGTCAActgtttgattttaaaattgtgCAATTCAGGCATTTAAAATTCCAATGTACCTTGTTGAGAGTTTTTATTTGCTAGGCATAAGAAAGATTGGTAAGCTTTTTTTCCTTTAGTTCCGCAGTTAATAATGTTGTATGCCTTTGAACATTACAGGGCAGGGCCTTGTCCATCAAATGACTTCTTTCATTGAAGTAAAAGAAGTTGCTTCGCCTACATTACATTTTGATGCATACAGATTACctgcatttttatttatatatgggTTATACATTTCTTATATTTGAAGATATCATGTTACAGCATGTAGTTTGTGTTTGTCTTCAGTGTTCTTCTTCAAGAGCATTATGTGTTGTATAGGTTGATTTAAACTCTTGACTTAGTAGGGAAGAATAATTTACTGTGAAAGAGAGCTATGGTTGTGATGGTGAATGAACCTTGATGCCAGGGATAGATTGTGCTACAATGCTTCATAAAGAATGTGGCTGAGAgttatgttgctcggactcttcaaaaatgttgacgGGTGcgtgtcggatcctccaaaagtagtgtattttcGGAGGATCCGACACAGGTGCGGTATTTTTGGAGAGTCCAAGCAATAATAGGCTGAGACAATGCTTAAATTTAAAGGGAAAACAATAACGAGTATGTGTTTATGGGAAATATGGGGAAGCATGTTGTGGCTCTGATCTCGGTTGATGCTATATGGATGAATAGGAGGGATATGAGAAGTGGCAGCGGAAGGCAATGGCCTGGTCATTGGACTGATGAAGTGGATGAAGGATGAGAAGAGGCAGTGCTAAAAGAAAATAGGTTACTTTTTCATTAGTGCCTTAATTATCATCAAAGAGGCATTTCGTATAAAACCTTCTGAATTTTAGAAATCTTATATGACTTCTAGATTTGTATCTTCAAATTTTGTTGTTTCCTGAAGGAGTCTCTTCTTCCCTAACCCCCTTTCTCTGTTTCTGTTTCTACTTATATTTGCTTTTGTGCTATTTTAGTTTTACCATTTCTCAACAATGTTTCCGAACTGCCACTTGCAGAATTTCttgcttttttttcttttcttcgaTTTAGTTTTAATTGACACTAACCATTCCATCTTGTTAAAATTTGTGCAAATAACATGATTCATGCCTGTCCTAGTCTGACCCAAACTCAAAGCTGCATATCTGCAAggtttttatactactaaagtAAAAATTTTGTTATGATATTTAAGGTTATTCTTTGACATTTTCAGAGACAACTGCTGCTTTGCATTTTAGTTTATAAATGTTAAAAGATTCTTGAGATTGCTTTCGGTAACTATAATTTTGCTCAACTGGGGGCTAAACTAGTGAAATCCTTAAAATTCTCTGGTGTTTTATGAGTAATAATGATGTGGTAGTAGTTCCTATTTGCTTTTTGAGGTGGTTTTCAAGTATTTCCCATGAATCGAAATACAGTCTTTCAGCACAAGAAGTTgatattaaaatcaaaattattgtgcttcatttttcttttctgcCGAAGGGGTTGTGCAGTTATGTATTTAGTGCACGTTAATCAATTCTGGAGTAAATGATGGTTACATTTCTCAGCGTCATATGCTTATGTGATTGACATGAAAGTTCTTCTGCAATCAGTTTCATCAACATAATGCTTGTTGAGGGTTCACTTATGAATGGGACATTTAAAATGAGTGCCTTCTCTTCCCTTGGATGCTCAACTTATTCCTTGTAGATGTCTCTGATATAGACTTTCCATGTCCCATTTTGTGCTCGATGATGAAAATCATGAACCTTGAAGTACCCTAGTGAAGTTCTGAATACGATTGTTCATCCATTGACAGTTCACCCTTGAAAATTGGAATCTTATATAGATCTGTCTAACTTCTATCAAGAATTTGTTTGTTCTAGTGTAAAATCAGATATTCTGTCTACTTTTCTGAAAGAACTTAAGTTCAATTCCTTGCTTCCGTCTGTCTAGACGATTGTTCCTCTTTGCACGTCTGTGTATCACCTAGATCTTCAACTCCAATTCCATGTAGTGCAATTATTGTAATTAATAAGATTCTTTTCGACTCCTTCTCTGAGAATCTTGCTTTTAACTCCAGTTGTAGAGCACTACTGATTTGAAGAACACTAGTTTAGGATTGTTGTCTAACAGAGCTTACTATTTCATGCTGTTACTATCTTATGTTCTGCTCCTTGATTACTGTTTTTCTTATGCTTCGTGGTGGTTAGATTATTTTTCGTGAGAAAAGAGCTTCATCAGCTTATTACCATGTCCAGGTTTTCATTTTTCATGACCTACGAGTCTTGTGGTGTCTATGTGAAACCATAACATATATGCCGAGCTTCTACTTCTGTTCTTACCAAACCCAGGATTAAGGATCCTACTAAACTACTTCAACTCCCGATAAATTACTGAGGGCTGCTTGCACCAATTTAAAGCTTTGTAGTTGGAATTCTTGCGTCATGTCTACTGCTATAACGTCAATCAATTGATCCACCCCTTTCCTGTGTTCTAACTACTTTCGTGCAACTTTCTTTTTTGCCTCGGTCCTGTTGGTAAGCTTACATTAGGTCCAGCAACCAAGGTTTGTTAGAAGTCATTGATTTGGTTGGAGATTTGTTTGTACATCATAAAAAGCAAGGTTGTAGAACCTAAATAATTATATGCTGGAATGAATGAATGATGATTCATATAGTCGACCCTAATTTTCGcctcaatttatttgatctttTGCAGTCTTGGTGCAATCTTTTAGAAGGAATTGAAAACATTATTCCAAATGAAAATAAGTGGTTTGTTAAATGCTTTTATATACTCTTGTTCAGctggtctttcggaaacagccgtcctgggttagatctgcgtacactctatcctctccagaccccacatggtgggattatactgggctTGCTGTTGTTGTTCAGCTGTCAACCTTGTAACATTCATTTTGATATATGAAGGGTTAACTatgtattattattaaaaatacagGCTTATTAATCAAATGACCCATCAAAATAGGTAGGTGAGATGATTCAAGAGTCAAGTAGCATGACACAGTTTACCTAAATCATTATCATCTTTCGAACTTGTTACAATTAAGTCTGAATATTTGTTCTCTATCCATTtgtttcattattattatttttttatcctttttagctaaataattttaaatcaaaataccCCAAAGCATAGCGCTTTTTCAGTCCATCTACACCTAAAATTAGGCAGTAATTTGGATTTAACCATTTTTAGCTAATAAACCTAACGTTGTAAGATAAGGGGTAACAGTTCCAAAATGAAATGCAGGTTATTCTATCCCGCATTTAGTTATGAGTATTACCAAATCACAGACTATTTTGCATTAAAATGGTGGGATTAGCTATCCCCTATATAAAGGTGAAATATCCTTGTCTATCCCATACACCAATCAAACGACAACCATGGTTTCCTTTAACTGCTATTTACTCAATGCAACTGACAAGTTAAAAAGCCAGTACAATGTCAAACAGATGAAGCTACTGAGTCTGTTAGTTTCAATAACATATAGCAGTGCATATACAGCAGCAGGGTACATAAAACAAGCCCATACAACAATTTCTACATAGGCACTGGACTTCAATGAACCTGTATGTACAATTTGAACTTTTTAACAGACCTTGTCTGGATAATATCTTATAGTTAGCATACCTCTTTATCCTAAAGCCCTCTTGACATCTAAATAGTCCAGTATGGCTGTAAGCAAAGGCTCTATGTTAGAACCTAAGAGTTCATCGCCGGATAGTAAGCACAGCTCGAAGATGAAGAATTCCATTTATGAAGTATACACTATCCTCAGCCATAAAAGCAGTCCAAGGTATGCCAACTAGGTTCCTGTAGCCAACAGCCTTGCCACCGGTGAATGTGTAGTTCCCCTTATACTTGCTCACATAGTCCTCAGTTAGCTTTGTCCAAACTGCAAACTCATAATCCACTGCAAATGACACTGACCCCTTCTCTTGCATGCCTAAGAACAACCCAAAGCAATGGAATGTACTCTGTTGATCCATGTTACAATGAGCTGATAGGAAAAAACCCTGTCCACCCAAATAGAAAGCCTGTGAGCAAACTCTGCCAGCAGGAAAGAGATTATTGCACTCTTCCCGTTTTAAATCTAGGTAAACGGTACACTGCTGACGAGGCAGTTCAAACTCGACAACTTTAACTGGTCTATACTTGTAAGCACGTTCCACAAAACGATGGTCTAATGCATTGCCCTCCTCAGCAGCAAGCGAACGCTGCCGGTATGGTGCTTCAGCTTTGAAAAATAAAGCCTCCAGGACATCCTTGGAAGCTAGTTCAGGATCAAAATCATTACAAGTTAGAACTTTCTTCAGCTTCCTGCATGTCATGTACGGAAAACGAATGAGGCGACAAAGACATGCCCCCAATATTTCACGTCGTTCAGCCAAGTTTGGGTAATGGGTACGAGCCCACTTTAAAACAAAGTCATAGACAGCATCCTCCGAAGCAACCTGAAGGTCATCATTGGAGAGAACAGCCTCTATTCCTGCAAGAGGTAAGTTCAATACCTCTTCTTGGAACCTGGCAAGGAATTTAGGATACAGTTCAGATGACAAATCATTGCCTAAACCAGCAAAAAACCATTTCTAAGGAGAGAACAATTTCTGATATCTAGGTTAAATTGAAAGCGTTCTGAAATCTGGTACTAGAAAGCCTTTTGGAAGGCAAGATTGGAGGTCCTTTATTCCACTAGTTAGTAGGTAAACATTAACAGCTAGTTTGTAAAGCCCCAGAAGTAGGCATTTGGTAAAAGCGCACTTATCCTGAAATAGGAGTTAGCTCGTGATTCAGAGCACAATTGAAACTGACGACAAGACTCTTGCTTTCCTTCACACTTCATTTCCAAGAAACAGTATTAAGCTTCAATTTCAATCAAACAGAGTAAGTAataaaaaactatattttggaaAGTTTTCTCACTTGGTGATATCCTTGAAACGTGCAGCAAGAAACTGTTTTGCAGCATCTGCCAGTGGCAGAACTGCATCAGCAATTAAAACACTAGAAGGAAGATCCAAATATAGCAAAGCTGATTCACATGTCATGGGAAGATTGAGCAGCAAATGGCTGCAGTGTCTCATGCATGATGCAACTTCAAATTTGTCAGCAGCCATAAGCACATCAAGCAAAGCAGTCGGTGTTATCGTAGACAAAGTATTGCTATACATGAAGTTTAGTAAGTCCATGAAGGCAGCTTCTACTgcaaaaaaagataaagaaagatGGAAGTGAGAAGAA
This Solanum dulcamara chromosome 1, daSolDulc1.2, whole genome shotgun sequence DNA region includes the following protein-coding sequences:
- the LOC129874366 gene encoding 6-phosphogluconate dehydrogenase, decarboxylating 3, chloroplastic — encoded protein: MEGAATAQALSRIGLAGLAVMGQNLALNIAEKGFPISVYNRTTSKVDETLDRAQNEGKLPLIGQYNPRDFVLSIQRPRSVIILVKAGSPVDQTIAALSEYMEPGDTIIDGGNEWYENTERRINDASSKGLLYLGMGVSGGEEGARNGPSLMPGGSYGAYTNIRDILEKVAAQVEDGPCVTYIGEGGSGNFVKMVHNGIEYGDMQLISEAYDVLKNAGGLSNSELADIFAEWNRGELESFLVEITADIFNVKDELTGNGELVDKILDKTGMKGTGKWTVQQAAELSIAAPTIAASLDSRYMSGLKDEREEASEIFRKEGLKEDISSDINGSSVDKKRLIDDVRQALYASKICSYAQGMNLLRAKSTEKGWNLNLGEMARIWKGGCIIRAVFLDRIKKAYQRNPNLANLMVDPEFAREMVQRQAAWRRVVGLAVQKGISVPGMSASLQYFDTYRRSRLPANLVQAQRDYFGAHTYERVDMPGTYHTEWAKLARKARV
- the LOC129874456 gene encoding BTB/POZ domain-containing protein POB1-like isoform X2, with translation MKNDDLFDPLTIMDSPGYGSGTESDFAFAFNNTNFSDRILTVEIVPDSRSDGQGCTTTAVDWDRKRKRRREETNKQNDVLTQHEDEAMNCTMLDKEDVLAYENQDEEAVAMAEESPSGIVMTTDHPGGGIASKSSDSSTNLNSATALRVRSIHISSPILAAKSPFFYKLFSNGMRESEQQHITIQIHASVEAAFMDLLNFMYSNTLSTITPTALLDVLMAADKFEVASCMRHCSHLLLNLPMTCESALLYLDLPSSVLIADAVLPLADAAKQFLAARFKDITKFQEEVLNLPLAGIEAVLSNDDLQVASEDAVYDFVLKWARTHYPNLAERREILGACLCRLIRFPYMTCRKLKKVLTCNDFDPELASKDVLEALFFKAEAPYRQRSLAAEEGNALDHRFVERAYKYRPVKVVEFELPRQQCTVYLDLKREECNNLFPAGRVCSQAFYLGGQGFFLSAHCNMDQQSTFHCFGLFLGMQEKGSVSFAVDYEFAVWTKLTEDYVSKYKGNYTFTGGKAVGYRNLVGIPWTAFMAEDSVYFINGILHLRAVLTIRR
- the LOC129874456 gene encoding BTB/POZ domain-containing protein POB1-like isoform X1, translating into MKNDDLFDPLTIMDSPGYGSGTESDFAFAFNNTNFSDRILTVEIVPDSRSDGQGCTTTAVDWDRKRKRRREETNKQNDADVLTQHEDEAMNCTMLDKEDVLAYENQDEEAVAMAEESPSGIVMTTDHPGGGIASKSSDSSTNLNSATALRVRSIHISSPILAAKSPFFYKLFSNGMRESEQQHITIQIHASVEAAFMDLLNFMYSNTLSTITPTALLDVLMAADKFEVASCMRHCSHLLLNLPMTCESALLYLDLPSSVLIADAVLPLADAAKQFLAARFKDITKFQEEVLNLPLAGIEAVLSNDDLQVASEDAVYDFVLKWARTHYPNLAERREILGACLCRLIRFPYMTCRKLKKVLTCNDFDPELASKDVLEALFFKAEAPYRQRSLAAEEGNALDHRFVERAYKYRPVKVVEFELPRQQCTVYLDLKREECNNLFPAGRVCSQAFYLGGQGFFLSAHCNMDQQSTFHCFGLFLGMQEKGSVSFAVDYEFAVWTKLTEDYVSKYKGNYTFTGGKAVGYRNLVGIPWTAFMAEDSVYFINGILHLRAVLTIRR
- the LOC129874456 gene encoding BTB/POZ domain-containing protein POB1-like isoform X3, which encodes MNCTMLDKEDVLAYENQDEEAVAMAEESPSGIVMTTDHPGGGIASKSSDSSTNLNSATALRVRSIHISSPILAAKSPFFYKLFSNGMRESEQQHITIQIHASVEAAFMDLLNFMYSNTLSTITPTALLDVLMAADKFEVASCMRHCSHLLLNLPMTCESALLYLDLPSSVLIADAVLPLADAAKQFLAARFKDITKFQEEVLNLPLAGIEAVLSNDDLQVASEDAVYDFVLKWARTHYPNLAERREILGACLCRLIRFPYMTCRKLKKVLTCNDFDPELASKDVLEALFFKAEAPYRQRSLAAEEGNALDHRFVERAYKYRPVKVVEFELPRQQCTVYLDLKREECNNLFPAGRVCSQAFYLGGQGFFLSAHCNMDQQSTFHCFGLFLGMQEKGSVSFAVDYEFAVWTKLTEDYVSKYKGNYTFTGGKAVGYRNLVGIPWTAFMAEDSVYFINGILHLRAVLTIRR